From Oncorhynchus kisutch isolate 150728-3 unplaced genomic scaffold, Okis_V2 scaffold829, whole genome shotgun sequence, a single genomic window includes:
- the LOC116362338 gene encoding protein SOGA3-like translates to MNPASGGAADSRSQLDNSNRKQQQQRASSPAGGKDIGSKETPKSSTLSKIITSKQCGGGRGNRGSSPVSTATSKDRLSSSSKGAASAAGAAPVQSDGAEIHTLTRAAVAAGSCRGAAEERSSPSEDSRCTDISCLKGDTTRVVSDQPCSSKSPKLKNNNPRGGGGEGEASSTATGNKKSSGKSSVGCGPGFWREGCLQSELIQFHLNKSLKKGGGKMKAKTPSPPEPVTETAEPEDLSPEAIVNEPEPVPEPDQLFQEEIEKLEDENDELKVCIYVCHCHICMGLNNSMF, encoded by the coding sequence ATGAACCCTGCCTCGGGCGGCGCTGCCGACTCCCGCAGCCAGCTAGACAATAGCAACAGAAAGCAGCAGCAACAGCGCGCTTCCTCCCCGGCTGGCGGCAAAGACATTGGATCTAAAGAGACACCGAAAAGCAGCACTCTGTCAAAGATCATCACGTCAAAGCAGTGCGGAGGAGGGAGAGGCAACCGCGGCAGCTCCCCGGTCTCCACGGCAACCAGCAAAGACAGACTGTCTTCTTCTTCCAAAGGCGCGGCAAGCGCGGCAGGCGCGGCCCCTGTCCAGTCCGATGGTGCTGAAATCCATACGTTGACCAGGGCGGCGGTGGCTGCTGGGAGCTGCAGAGGAGCGGCAGAGGAGCGTAGTAGTCCGTCTGAAGACTCGCGTTGTACTGATATATCGTGTTTGAAGGGGGATACAACACGGGTTGTTTCTGATCAGCCTTGTTCATCCAAATCTCCTAAATTGAAGAACAATAACccgagaggagggggaggagaaggcgAGGCTAGCAGCACAGCGACCGGAAACAAAAAGAGCTCCGGCAAGAGCAGTGTGGGCTGCGGCCCTGGCTTCTGGAGAGAGGGATGTTTGCAGTCGGAGCTGATCCAGTTTCACCTGAATAAAAGCTTAAAGAAAGGAGGAGGAAAGATGAAGGCGAAGACACCGTCTCCCCCGGAGCCGGTCACGGAAACGGCGGAACCAGAGGATCTCTCCCCTGAGGCCATCGTTAACGAGCCCGAACCGGTACCTGAGCCCGACCAGCTAtttcaggaggagatagagaaacTGGAGGATGAAAACGATGAACTAaaggtatgtatatatgtctgCCACTGTCACATCTGTATGGGTTTAAATAACAGCATGTTTTAG